The following are from one region of the Capsicum annuum cultivar UCD-10X-F1 chromosome 1, UCD10Xv1.1, whole genome shotgun sequence genome:
- the LOC107865671 gene encoding osmotin-like protein OSML13 precursor: MGYLRSSFVLFLLAFVTYTYAATFEVRNNCPYTVWAASTPVGGGRRLDRGQTWTINAPPGTAMARIWGRTNCNFDGSGRGSCQTGDCGGVLQCTGWGKPPNTLAEYALNQFNNLDFWDISLVDGFNIPMTFAPTNPSGGKCHAIQCTANINGECPGSLRVPGGCNNPCTTFGGQQYCCTQGPCGPTELSKFFKKRCPDAYSYPQDDATSTFTCPSGSTNYRVVFCPNGVTGPNFPLEMPGSDGVAK; encoded by the coding sequence ATGGGCTATTTGAGATCATCTTTTGTTCTCTTTCTTCTAGCTTTTGTGACTTACACTTATGCTGCCACTTTCGAGGTCCGAAACAACTGTCCATACACCGTTTGGGCGGCATCGACCCCCGTAGGTGGCGGTCGACGTCTTGATCGAGGCCAGACCTGGACCATCAATGCCCCACCAGGGACAGCGATGGCACGTATATGGGGTCGTACTAATTGCAACTTCGATGGTTCTGGCAGAGGTTCGTGCCAGACTGGTGATTGCGGTGGAGTCTTGCAGTGCACCGGGTGGGGCAAACCACCAAACACCCTAGCCGAGTACGCCTTGAACCAATTCAACAACCTAGATTTCTGGGACATTTCTTTAGTCGATGGATTCAACATACCGATGACTTTCGCACCGACCAATCCTAGTGGTGGGAAATGCCACGCAATTCAATGCACGGCCAATATAAATGGTGAATGCCCTGGTTCACTCAGGGTACCAGGAGGATGTAACAACCCTTGTACAACGTTTGGAGGACAACAATATTGTTGCACCCAAGGTCCATGTGGTCCTACTGAGTTGTCAAAATTTTTCAAGAAAAGATGCCCTGATGCCTATAGCTACCCACAAGATGATGCTACTAGCACATTTACTTGCCCAAGTGGTAGTACAAATTATAGGGTAGTGTTCTGTCCTAATGGTGTTACTGGCCCAAATTTTCCATTGGAGATGCCTGGTAGTGATGGAGTGGCTAAGTAG
- the LOC107865680 gene encoding osmotin-like protein OSML15 precursor (The RefSeq protein has 2 substitutions compared to this genomic sequence) has translation MGHLTTCLVFFLLAFVTYTYASGVFEVHNNCPYTVWAAATPVGGGKLLERGQSWWFWAPPGTKMARIWGRTNCNFDGAGRGWCQTGDCGGVLECKGWGKPPNTLAEYALNQFSNLDFWDISVIDGFNIPMSFGPTKPGPGKCHPIQCVANINGECPGSLRVPGGCNNPCTTFGGQQYCCTQGPCGPTDLSRFFKQRCPDAYSYPQDDPTSTFTCQSWTTDYKVMFCPYGSTHNETSSFPLELPTSTHEVA, from the coding sequence ATGAGTCACTTGACAACTTGTTTAGTGTTCTTCCTCCTTGCCTTTGTGACTTACACTTATGCATCTGGTGTATTTGAGGTCCACAACAACTGCCCTTACACCGTATGGGCCGCAGCAACCCCGGTGGGTGGTGGCAAACGTCTCGAGAGAGGTCAGAGTTGGTGGTTCTGGGCCCCGCCGGGCACTAAAATGGCACGTATATGGGGTCGTACTAATTGCAACTTTGATGGTGCTGGTAGAGGTTGGTGCCAGACTGGTGATTGTGGTGGGGTCTTAGAATGCAAAGGTTGGGGTAAACCACCAAACACCTTAGCTGAATACGCCTTGAACCAATTCAGCAACCTAGATTTCTGGGACATTTCAGTAATCGATGGATTCAACATCCCTATGTCTTTTGGACCAACTAAGCCTGGGCCTGGAAAATGTCATCCAATTCAATGTGTTGCTAATATAAATGGTGAATGCCCTGGTTCACTTAGGGTACCTGGTGGATGTAACAACCCATGTACCACATTTGGAGGACAACAATATTGTTGCACCCAAGGTCCATGTGGTCCAACGGACTTGTCAAGATTTTTCAAACAAAGATGTCCTGATGCATATAGTTACCCTCAAGATGATCCAACAAGTACATTTACTTGCCAAAGTTGGACTACTGATTACAAAGTTATGTTCTGTCCTTATGGTTCTACTCACAATGAAACATCAAGTTTCCCATTGGAGTTGCCTACAAGTACACATGAAGTTGCTTAA